The genomic region gcttattagagatgcgaaccgtttaaaacaattcagttcgatttggtgaactgaatgattcgttcgcgaaccggatatgacaaactgctttgttttgaactctctctaacaacagacacggaagagaagacaatgctgaataaggttgtcgtttttgctatttttggaccaaaatgtattttcgatccttcataaaattctaactgaccctctgatgtcacatggactactttgaagatgcttttattacctttctggacatggacagtagaccatacacacagtttcaatggagggactgagagctctctgactaaatctaaaatatcttaaactgtgttccaaagataaacggaggttttacgggtttgaaacaacatcagggtaagttattaattacataaatttgctatctgggtgaactaaccctttaatgacataattttcatatttgggtgaactttacctttaagaaACTTACATTGTTGCTTGTGTTTTAATCTGTTGTGCGATGAGTGGGTTGATTGTCTTTTTTTGCCTGTGGTAGGGTGTGAACCAGCCCCTCACAAACCTGTTGTTCAAGAATGAATACAAATGTTTGGTGAAAAGTCAGCCTTAACTTCACAACCATCTTAAAACTTAAAAGAGGCCCTAAACTCACATATTGTTCTGAAAATGTCTCAGTTCTGCAGACTCCAGCAAAGACGTCAACTTCACTATGAGTTCAGCTAGTTTTGCCCCAGCAAAGGAGGAAGACAATCTGGAACACACAGGCCAGAGAATATTCTGTAAATGAGTCTATTTTTAAGTAACCCTTGAGGGTTTCTAAGTGTTACACTAACACGTGCTTTTTTATCTTTTAGGGCACAAATATGAATATACGGTACCTCTCTATGTCTTCTACATCCACAGTACCAAGTATCTCAACAACCTTCTTTTGAGCCTCTTCGGTAAAGCCACCTGAATCACAGTGAAAAGCTATAGTGAGTTAAGCATtcttaatatttatatactgCCATCAATTTACCgccaaaaaagaaatataaatgagTGAAAATGAAAGTGACTGACCGTGCAGAAGAGTTTGCAGACAGGACCCCAGAGAGGGCAAACCCACAGGCATCAGCTCACACAAAACAGACAAGTGGTCATATCTTAAAAGGAACCAAAGAAACATACATTTTGTTGTCTTGTCCAGTAAGACAGCTGTGATTCTAGTGATAGTCAGGATGCCATCTAACCTTTGCCATCCAGTTAGAGCAATTCCCTGTAGCTTAATGCCGGCTGACAGGCTGGATGCTACTTTGAGCCATTGAAAATGGTTGTCCAGATGTCTCTGGGTGCTGGTCACACAGGTGTGCACAGTGGTCGAGCCTTTAAAAGAGCTGGCGGCCCACTGCTGTGATATACCCACAGACTTATATCGTTCCATAAGCATGACTGGAagagtaaatgtaaaataaaaaagcattttcatgaTCAAATGGCTCACAACATTTAACAGTAAAGTGTGTTTTGACCCAACTTACCAGTGTTGCCAACATCTAGAGTAGGGCTGTAATCCCACAACATTGGTTGCACTAATCCAACAAGACCACTCTCTAAAATAAGACCATAAATTGGATAGAAACTGTTTTAGtataatgaagaaaaagaaaaaaaagtgtgtatacACATTATAAAAGTGATAGCCATGAAGTAGAAAATGCAGTATAATTCTTTTGGCATAGACCTTAGTTTGATTTGgtcattcatttcatttcacGTTGAGTCAACATGGAGGATGTGGaacatttaagatatttttgcccAGTGAAAATAGAGGTGTTGACCTTTAAATTTATGAAGGGGAAGGAGGTGAAAGTATCATAAGCATGTAAAAAGCAACTGAAGGGAAGTGTCTGGTGTCTGAAGAGAAATAAACATTGAAGCATGTCACATGAGTCAAAGACCGACTATTTATAAAGAGCATCCTGAGTGAACAACCCcttcaattttttatttacatttttttattttaagttctgAACACACCTACAAACCCCCCTTTGtactatataaaaaatatcttaatatttaattaattaattaattattaattatattattaaattaattaattaatttctaagATTATACATGGAAAAACGGGTTTTTTTCAGTCAGTGGGGTTCACTgttttggaatgacacaaggatgagtaaataatcacagaattattatttttggactgtccctttaagcatgcatttatacatatacaactatttattaaatacatccTTTTCTCTTATATGCAACAAAATCATGATCATTTTCCAAAATGGGtgataaatatgttaatatttatataaataactaCTAGCCTTTGATGGTCTCAGGGGTCATGGACCTGAGCATATCATCCCACATTATCAAATTAAGGTTTGGCGCACTTTTCCGAATCCCCTTTGCCAACTTAATGACATGACTGAGGAACAGCTGGTGAACACTCCGACCTGGAACATCTAACCAATGTTTGGACTCATCTCCATGACCGAGCATGtacacctacaaaaaaaaaaaaaaaaaagttattagatCAACAGATCAATATAAAAACTAATACCCTAAGCTTACATGTCAAACATATTTGAACAGGCAACAGTTCATTTGTAGGAACTATTATACTGTAGCCACACAAGTGGCATTTTATTGACGGAGGGATGTGCTGTACCTCGTCGGCTCCGATGTGCAGGCTGGTACTTTTAGGGTGGAGCTTCATGACTTGTTGTAGCATCTCTTGCACCAGCCTAACTCCTGCATCACGGTGTGGGTTCAGGGTGCCCAGACAGTAGTCCACCTCCCGCAGATCTCTAAACACCCCATGCTTCAGGACAAACtgattaaagacattttaaaatagtaaagAGTCTGAATTTGCAGAATTCAAATGgataaataattctaaataatttggTAAATGACAAAAACAGGCTTCGTAGTTACTTCCAAATGTCCAAATGTCTGAACCAGGGGAATGATCTCCAGCCCTCTGCTACTGGCAGCATCCTGGATAGACACAATCTCCTCACGCCTGTTTGGATAATAGGTATTTTTATAAAgtcacattttcattaaaaaaaagacaccttattttttaaatataaactcacGTGTATGGAGGCTGAGTTGTAGATTGAAGAACTTTCAGCTTTCCTTCATAGGGAAACATATCCTCATATTCGATGAGCAAGCCATTGGCTCCAAGATCAGCAAATAACTGGATCAGCTGTAGAACCATAATCGTGGTTTATtccttaaagttttatttaaacagTCATAAAAGAGTGAAAGAAACTGTACCTCAATTAAGTAACCAATTCTAGGAGGTGCCCCTTTTAGGTCCAAATGCACAAACCTTTTGCAACTGCGCAATGACTGGTCCATGTCAGGTACTGTTCAATAACAAATCTAGCAAcgtcttaaatatattttaaatcataccTCATATTTAAATCACGGAATCAACAACTGGAATGGTATAATGTATTGTCCTTTAATCTTttgtattttgtcatttaataagTGCTGATACTTCTCGTTCTCCTTTCATGTATTTCTTAATCAGCCTTATTCCTTGTCGAATACTTTCAACTCAACGAAGCTAAGAATGAGATAGATCCTCTGTTTACAATCCTGTGCTCCTTTGCATTAtcttctacttcttcttcttGGTTTTTAACAGCGACTGGCAACCAACGTAAATAGGTGCATTACCGCCTCCTTTGCACTGTCATGCACAGGCCCaacaacatgacaaaaaaaaaaaaagtttccaaaaaAAGAAGCACGACGGGCATtgtagtttttgtgcatttttaatcCAATAGCAATGCAATGAAGGACTACAAGCGCCTGTATGTCCGCTCAGGACCGGAAGTTGTAAACCGTAGTTCTCCGCAggcatgttattttaaaataaaagcgttatttttattattattattattattattattattattattattattattattattattatattatcttgATATCTTTAATCTCGctaatcaaaattaaataaatgtaaaggtaGTCTTTAACAAAATCAATACTGAAATATAAGAAAAGCAGTTtataataaagttaaaattaataatGATTAGATTTTTATCAGTCAAAATTTTTTTTCGAAAATTTTAATAAGTTGAATGTTAAAGTAACTGAAATTTACTGTTATAGTATCTTTGCACTGTAAGAGCACATTTAAGACGCTGTAATCTCTTGAAACAAAATTCGAACGGAGTAAACGTAGCAAATGTCGCTCTCTAGTGGACAATGTTTTAATGTACAGTACTGGTAATATTGACATTCAACAATTTTATTGATAACAAGATAGTGGTTAAAATATGTACGTTTATAGATATGGAAGGGGTGATTGATGAACTTTGAACAACTTTGAGGTTACTTACATTACACAGAaattcaaaaatacatatataccgCCTAAATGTCACAACATATGTCATCATAATAGCTTGTGGAATGTCAGGGATAGAGAAGGGAcagccttaataataataataataataacaacaataataataataataataataataataaaatcaaaatattaaatggattgtgatgtgaataaaatacataaaacaataaatgcaatataaaatgCAGTAGAATAAATCCAATTCAGCACTTATTGACGTTTGTACAAAGAGTGTGTGACCGAGTGTTGTGCAGAACCACGCAAACGTCTCTGCGTACCTTCCTCTGAACAGAAGGAGGATCaagagcctctcagcaccgcgaGGGGGCCTGATGCAGTAACGGAGCATCAGCCGTTCAAGAGAGCTTCACAGGACAGGCGGGTGTGcgcactgactcactcactcacccgtAGAGACAGACTGCGATTGGATGCGCGAGGCGGCCAGATCGTGTGTTTTGTGTTGCTGCCGCGCAGTATCTTTTCACGCAAGTGCCGAGGACTGCACGGGAAAAGTTTATTTCAGAGACTCTCCAACTAACGGGCATGGCCGCTCCCAGTTCCCCCTGAACGCCAGGTCAGTATGATCAGATTCCGCGGTCATTACGCTTCAAAGGCGCATTGTTGCAGATATAAAGAGTTGCATTGTTGGGACCGTTGGAAATGGTTGTTGCACAGCGGTTTGCTACCTTGTGGCCAACCACGAAAGCCGCTTTGGAGATCCGTGGTCGAAGAACCTGCTATCCATCGTGCTGCGGCAAAATGATCCCATCGGGTTTTTAAATTGCAGTCATGTGTTTCAATACGCAGTTCCCTCGCATTGAGAACAAACCTAGTTTTATCTATTTATGTGATTTAGATGATCTAGACTTAGAACTGTGTTTTTAATTTGTGCTTTGTTTTGATTAAACGTTGACTTGTCTTATGAGTAGCCTAATAGGCTGTCATCACTTAAATCGGCGCAAACGGTAAATCAAAGTTAGGACAAGTAGAGAATTTGAGCATTTGGCATAGGCTGTTATTCATTTTTCCCATTGGAAACAATTTGTGCGCATTATTGTGATGACACATTATTAGTTTGTTTCAGCGAGCTGTAATTAAGCACAGTAAACATTTCTCGGGCAGAACTGTTGGTTTTTACTGCTGTTGGTGCAACTGCATTTTGTTTGAAAGTTTATGGGCCAAACCGATCCTTCCCCCTTTCTTCTCCCGGCCTCGCGGTCGCCTTCGTCCGGGGAGGGACTGCACCGGCGCCCGGGTTGAGTGACCAGTAGCCGCTACCCAAACAAAGGAGGGTTACATGGGGAAAAACGGGGCTCTCCTTCTTGACTGGGTCGTTGGGGGAATATAGTGTTCCCTCATCTGCATCAGTAAAAAGTGAACCGCTGGAACAAAGTCAAATAGGCTAGTCTACTGTTTGACCTGTGAGGACCTGACGACTGAAAATCACTCCACGAGGGAACGTCGATAACGACTGCAAGGTCACTTTGTGTTCACGGATCCCAAGTGGCTCAGTAGATTAGACAAACAAATCCGTTCTATGCTGGCTGGCCTTGGTGCTTGTCGACAggagaaaacattttaatcagAAAGGTAGCCATACTGTTTTAAGCCATCAAGATGAATGACAAAGAACCATGTCTGAGCATCAAGCCATTACGCGTACAATACGCTCTTTAAACAGCGGTTCAACGTTCATGTGTTGTTAATGTGTGAGACCTGTCAGATTTTTTAAACTATAGTAAAGTGCAAAATTAATTTCAAACAGTCACTAAAATGTCAAAGAAAACGTCACAAtaacacataattaatataatcattttaaaCTCTTCTTTTAGTTCAAATGTGGGTGAAAGTCATGTCATGGAATGAGAAACCATGTCTTATGTCTGATCTATCAATGTCATTTAGTAGTGGCAGGTTCTTGTATCACTGGACTAGATGAATTGATTCTGCTGAGATCAgatacatttttattctgatggtACATTAAGCCattaacctttatttaaatagcatGAAATGGTTTGCAAAACTTCTCAAGAATTTATTATGCTGTCGTTGCTTATAAATCGCCTGAAAACTGGGCAAACACCAGAACACTTgttattttgcacattttgtgAAAGAAGACGACTGTTTGTAAAAGTGTAATTCGGGGCCAGTCTCAAGATCCTTCAAGTGCAGATTGTGGGATTCAAAATGTTTTCTGTCTAGACCAGATGTCCATATAAACAGCGTTGAAAAGCTCAGGGTTATTTTCCCAGTTTCCAAATTTAGACAGACAGGTAGCTGTGTTTTGTGGGGAGGAAAAGCTATCATGAACCTCTTGTCATGATGTTTGCTTTTCTCTAGTAAATTTACAACTTGCTGATTTGAAAGTAGGGCACGTTGGCCTTTAGTGCTgctaaatattatgtaatattcaaGACCTCTGTGTAACCGTGCTTAATTTGATCATGTCCAGAGTGTAAATATCACACTCCAAGCTTCGTTTACGTAAAGTGATATTAAAATTAACAGAGACCTGTATTTTATCAGgttcaagatatatgtgtgtgtgacttattttttcttaatttttcgtATAATATTTGATTCCTTCTTCTTCCAGCTTTAGTATCGAAACCTTATTAAACCCTAAATTAAAAGAGAACTGCATTCAAATGTTATCTCTGCTTTCTAGAGTATAGTATCAGAAATAGCTACTgcatttaatgtgtctttgcacTGCTTCAGcatgaatatttacatttgtaatgagTGCTAATGTGGTGTACTTGATAGTAAATCTCTTTGATGCTCTGGATTTCACTGGAAGTTACTTTGAACCCCAGGAAGTGAAACTCCATAGATGCTTTCTCCCAGTATATTTGGATTCATTATGAGATTAAGTCAAATCTGAATAGAAATGACAAGTTCCCCCAGCAAAATGATATGGGATTTCTGTTGGAGTGACTGTCTCACTTAACTTGCAGACAAGTTGGTAGTAGTTTATTTTGCACATCGTCCGCAGTGACCGTGCTCTCACACCCAGAGGAGCTCTTCCATCTGCTACTTGTTTATAGAAACTCCACTTTGGTTCGCAGTCAAGTCCCCAAATGGGAGCCACATGGTAGATCTGAAATCCTCATGTGCTGCTTTTTCAATTAAATTAGTCTGTTTGCTCACTTTAATGAAGATCCGATTTACTCTTTAAAAAGAGTTGATAAGAGTTGCCTCAAGTTGTTTTAATGTCAGTGGAAAACAGTTTTCTCTTGTGATCCTCCTCTCTGTGGTGTGTAAGtaaaattgtttctttttcaaatgtCATTGTTTGCCTTACACATCATAAATCACAGAAGACCTTTATTCCTCCGACTTCCTTTATATGATAACAGTGCAACCCAAGCTTTCAAACATGAATGACTCCTGTTGATCATGTGTGTAAATGTGGATGTTATTGGCAGAGTATGTTTAGCTTAGGGGATGGATTGTGGTGTCTATAGAGGATGGGGGTATTTTATTAGGCAGAGTGACAGGCTTATTGTAAACTTTGGTATTTgggtagggatgggtatcgttaaggttttaacggtattactactcttaacgatactgcttaac from Carassius carassius chromosome 40, fCarCar2.1, whole genome shotgun sequence harbors:
- the hexd gene encoding hexosaminidase D isoform X1 encodes the protein MDQSLRSCKRFVHLDLKGAPPRIGYLIELIQLFADLGANGLLIEYEDMFPYEGKLKVLQSTTQPPYTREEIVSIQDAASSRGLEIIPLVQTFGHLEFVLKHGVFRDLREVDYCLGTLNPHRDAGVRLVQEMLQQVMKLHPKSTSLHIGADEVYMLGHGDESKHWLDVPGRSVHQLFLSHVIKLAKGIRKSAPNLNLIMWDDMLRSMTPETIKESGLVGLVQPMLWDYSPTLDVGNTVMLMERYKSVGISQQWAASSFKGSTTVHTCVTSTQRHLDNHFQWLKVASSLSAGIKLQGIALTGWQRYDHLSVLCELMPVGLPSLGSCLQTLLHGGFTEEAQKKVVEILGTVDVEDIERLSSSFAGAKLAELIVKLTSLLESAELRHFQNNMFVRGWFTPYHRQKKTINPLIAQQIKTQATIILDDVESQVQDVRGEMSLLYSDSTVQEWVDQHITPVLEPLHNLSRDIETVLNGMGLCTESIS
- the hexd gene encoding hexosaminidase D isoform X2, with amino-acid sequence MDQSLRSCKRFVHLDLKGAPPRIGYLIELIQLFADLGANGLLIEYEDMFPYEGKLKVLQSTTQPPYTREEIVSIQDAASSRGLEIIPLVQTFGHLEFVLKHGVFRDLREVDYCLGTLNPHRDAGVRLVQEMLQQVMKLHPKSTSLHIGADEVYMLGHGDESKHWLDVPGRSVHQLFLSHVIKLAKGIRKSAPNLNLIMWDDMLRSMTPETIKGYGLVGLVQPMLWDYSPTLDVGNTVMLMERYKSVGISQQWAASSFKGSTTVHTCVTSTQRHLDNHFQWLKVASSLSAGIKLQGIALTGWQRYDHLSVLCELMPVGLPSLGSCLQTLLHGGFTEEAQKKVVEILGTVDVEDIERLSSSFAGAKLAELIVKLTSLLESAELRHFQNNMFVRGWFTPYHRQKKTINPLIAQQIKTQATIILDDVESQVQDVRGEMSLLYSDSTVQEWVDQHITPVLEPLHNLSRDIETVLNGMGLCTESIS